Proteins found in one Pontibacter sp. SGAir0037 genomic segment:
- a CDS encoding Ldh family oxidoreductase yields the protein MYPYRQLFDFTQDIFLSMGCPPEDAKLATEVLLEADLRGVDSHGVARLSGYVRLWEAGRINVKPKLTIVHETPSTATVDGDSGLGLVIAPKAMDIAIQKAHQVGTGWVSVRNSNHFGIAGYHAMEALAKDMIGWAMTNASPLVAPTYSTDRMLGTNPIAVAIPTKNQPAFVADLATAAAANGKLEILQRKEKKAPIGWIQTAEGQRTTNAHELKEGGALLPLGSDRTHGSHKGYALASIVDILSAVLSGANYGPWVPPFVSFLSPPDDPVGKGIGHFLGAMRVDAFRPADEFKEHMDNWITTFRNAKVKKGEKAVLIPGDPERETTQKRLKKGIPLLPPVEKDLEMLGKKFGVTF from the coding sequence ATGTATCCGTACCGACAATTATTTGATTTTACCCAAGATATATTCCTGAGCATGGGCTGTCCGCCCGAAGATGCAAAGCTGGCAACAGAAGTCTTATTGGAAGCTGATTTGCGCGGCGTAGATTCCCATGGTGTTGCCCGCCTAAGTGGTTATGTAAGGCTATGGGAGGCAGGCCGCATTAATGTAAAGCCGAAGCTCACTATTGTGCACGAAACTCCTAGTACGGCCACCGTAGACGGCGATAGTGGCCTTGGTTTGGTAATAGCACCTAAAGCAATGGATATTGCCATACAGAAGGCACACCAGGTAGGGACCGGTTGGGTTTCTGTGCGAAACTCTAACCACTTCGGAATTGCAGGTTATCATGCCATGGAAGCACTGGCAAAGGATATGATTGGCTGGGCAATGACAAATGCCAGTCCTTTAGTGGCCCCCACTTACTCAACAGATCGGATGCTGGGCACGAATCCTATCGCTGTTGCCATCCCTACCAAAAACCAACCTGCTTTTGTAGCTGATTTAGCAACTGCAGCAGCAGCCAACGGTAAACTGGAAATTTTGCAGCGAAAAGAAAAGAAAGCTCCTATCGGGTGGATTCAGACAGCTGAAGGACAACGTACCACAAACGCACACGAGCTAAAAGAAGGCGGTGCTCTGCTTCCGCTGGGCAGCGACAGAACGCACGGCAGCCACAAAGGATATGCCCTGGCTTCTATCGTTGATATTCTCTCTGCAGTACTTTCTGGTGCTAATTACGGGCCCTGGGTACCTCCATTCGTTAGCTTTCTTTCTCCTCCCGATGATCCTGTAGGCAAAGGAATAGGCCATTTTCTGGGAGCTATGCGAGTAGATGCCTTCCGCCCTGCCGATGAATTTAAAGAGCACATGGATAACTGGATTACGACTTTCCGGAACGCCAAGGTAAAGAAAGGCGAAAAAGCTGTGCTTATACCGGGCGACCCTGAGCGTGAAACGACGCAAAAGCGTCTGAAAAAAGGTATTCCGTTACTGCCTCCCGTAGAAAAAGACCTGGAAATGCTGGGCAAAAAATTTGGTGTAACTTTCTGA
- the dnaK gene encoding molecular chaperone DnaK, translating into MAKVAINLSTGALQQEEVIVGIDLGTTNSLVAYIHPEDKAPLAINDQGRGSIVPSVVHFTRNGETIVGNEAKEYLISDPANTIYSVKRLLGKSYKDLGEHKDYFGYKIIDDDSEGLVKIRVGDKFYSPIELSAEILRELRERAEHALKTPVNRAVITVPAYFNDSQRQATRDAGKLAGLEVLRIVNEPTAASLAYGIGIDPSEEKTIAVYDLGGGTFDISILSIHQGIFEVLSTNGDTYLGGDDLDRAIINYWISENQLVADTVNQDKNLSQELRLKAEEAKKALSQQQVYVSQISDNIQCGITRHKFEELIAPIVAETIESCRQAMGDANLTAEQIDAVIMVGGSTRVPMVYKAVSDFFGKPANNSLNPDEVVALGAAIQADILAGNRKDILLLDVTPLTLGIETMGGLMDSIIPRNSKIPTKAGRQYTTSIDGQVNMKISVYQGERDLVKENRKLAEFDLKGIPAMPAGFPKVDVNFILNADGILKVEAIELRSGVRQEVEVKPQYGLTDEQVEQMLMDSITHAREDVSTRMVIEARTTAEQMLYQVERFLEKNSEHLTEDEINLTRTNVQKLREVLTSGDKDTILKAVDVLEEQTSPFAERVMQISIKQAMAGKKIE; encoded by the coding sequence ATGGCAAAAGTTGCAATAAACCTTTCTACAGGCGCTCTTCAACAAGAAGAGGTGATAGTAGGTATAGACCTCGGAACTACCAATAGTTTGGTAGCCTATATACATCCGGAAGATAAAGCACCATTAGCTATCAATGACCAGGGGCGTGGTAGCATTGTGCCATCGGTGGTACACTTCACACGGAACGGCGAAACAATTGTGGGGAATGAGGCAAAGGAATACCTCATTTCAGATCCTGCCAATACTATTTACTCTGTAAAGCGCCTGTTAGGTAAATCATATAAAGACCTTGGAGAGCATAAAGATTACTTCGGCTATAAAATTATCGATGATGACAGCGAAGGTCTGGTTAAGATCAGAGTAGGAGATAAATTTTATTCTCCAATAGAATTGTCTGCAGAAATACTGCGGGAGCTGCGGGAACGGGCCGAGCATGCGCTTAAAACTCCTGTAAACCGGGCCGTTATTACCGTTCCGGCTTACTTTAACGATTCGCAACGGCAGGCAACGCGCGATGCTGGTAAACTGGCTGGGCTGGAGGTGCTGCGTATCGTTAACGAACCTACAGCTGCTTCTCTTGCTTACGGTATCGGTATTGATCCTTCGGAAGAAAAAACAATTGCCGTTTATGATTTAGGCGGAGGCACATTCGATATCTCTATTCTAAGTATACATCAAGGTATATTTGAGGTACTTTCGACTAATGGTGATACATACCTTGGAGGCGACGACCTGGACAGAGCTATCATCAACTACTGGATCAGCGAGAACCAGCTGGTTGCAGATACTGTAAACCAAGATAAAAACCTGTCGCAGGAGCTACGCCTGAAAGCAGAAGAAGCAAAGAAAGCGCTAAGCCAGCAGCAAGTATATGTCAGCCAGATAAGCGACAACATACAGTGTGGTATTACACGCCATAAATTCGAAGAGCTGATAGCGCCTATAGTAGCTGAAACGATAGAAAGCTGCCGCCAGGCTATGGGTGATGCCAACCTGACAGCAGAGCAGATTGATGCCGTTATTATGGTAGGCGGATCTACACGTGTGCCGATGGTTTACAAGGCAGTATCCGACTTCTTTGGTAAGCCTGCCAACAATTCACTTAATCCGGATGAAGTTGTCGCCTTAGGTGCCGCTATCCAGGCCGATATTCTGGCAGGTAACCGAAAAGATATCCTGTTGCTGGATGTAACGCCACTTACACTAGGTATAGAGACAATGGGTGGCCTAATGGATTCTATTATCCCCAGAAATTCAAAAATACCTACGAAGGCCGGCCGACAGTATACCACCTCCATTGATGGCCAGGTAAACATGAAAATATCTGTTTATCAAGGGGAACGTGACCTGGTAAAAGAAAACCGCAAGCTGGCTGAGTTCGACCTGAAAGGAATACCTGCCATGCCAGCTGGTTTTCCGAAAGTAGATGTAAACTTTATTCTGAATGCAGACGGTATTCTGAAAGTAGAAGCGATAGAACTACGCTCCGGAGTAAGGCAGGAAGTAGAAGTTAAACCGCAGTATGGTTTAACAGATGAACAGGTAGAGCAGATGCTGATGGATTCTATTACCCACGCCCGAGAAGATGTAAGTACCCGTATGGTGATAGAAGCACGTACAACGGCCGAACAGATGCTGTACCAGGTAGAGCGCTTCCTCGAAAAGAACAGCGAACACCTGACCGAAGACGAGATTAATCTGACCAGAACCAATGTGCAGAAGCTGCGGGAGGTGTTAACCAGCGGTGATAAAGACACTATACTAAAAGCAGTAGATGTGCTGGAAGAGCAAACGAGTCCCTTTGCTGAACGTGTTATGCAAATTTCTATAAAACAGGCAATGGCTGGTAAGAAGATAGAGTAG
- a CDS encoding septum formation initiator family protein, which translates to MLKRIPGIFRSFYFITTVLFLVWMLFFDSNDFVTQYHMSKQLSDLEDDKEYYQDLINEVQKDRKELMSNPELLEKFAREKYLMKRPTEDVFIIVPKKEK; encoded by the coding sequence ATGTTGAAGCGCATACCTGGAATATTTCGTAGTTTCTATTTTATCACAACAGTGTTGTTTTTAGTGTGGATGCTGTTTTTTGATTCTAATGACTTTGTTACACAATATCATATGAGCAAGCAGCTGAGCGACCTGGAAGATGATAAGGAATATTACCAGGATCTGATCAACGAAGTGCAAAAAGACCGCAAGGAGCTGATGAGTAATCCTGAGCTGTTAGAAAAGTTTGCAAGGGAGAAGTACCTGATGAAGCGCCCCACTGAAGATGTATTTATTATTGTGCCCAAGAAAGAAAAGTAA